A segment of the Pyruvatibacter sp. genome:
GTCGAATGAGTTGGACGGTGTGGCGCGGCGTAACGCAAGTGCGCCAACGCTATCGCGCCCTGCCACCACTTCCACCTTGTGACCGTTGGGGTCGGTGAATCGAACCCGCTTTCCGCCGCCGGGCTCGTCAATGTCCTCGATTGCGCTTGCGCCCGGCATTGTGGCGAGCACCTCAAGGTCGGCAACGCTTTGGGCAAGAAAGGCAATGCCCGCAAAACCTGCATCGCCTTTGTGGGTCACGTGAATAAACGGCTCGTCGCCTGCCCCGCGCATATACAGCGCATCATCCGTTCTGTGTGAGCGCACGAGGCCAAAATCCGTCAGGAAGGCTTCCATCTGGTCAAGGTCGGGGGCGTGGAACCGAACGTAGGCAATGTCTGCAACGCGGATACCCATGTGAGCAACCTTTCATAAACTTGTTGTCTGACGAAATTAGAGATGCTATTTATGTTATGCAACAAGTTTTTTGGGAGCCATGCGTTTGTCCACCTCCGTTACGCGCCGCACCACCCGCACGAGACAGGCTGCAACGAAGCGCGCGCCGCAGAAACGTGCGGAAGAAACGCGCGAGTTGCTGCTCGATGCAGGCATCGAGCTTTTTTCATCACTTGGCTTTGAAGGTGTTTCGGTGCGCACCATTGAATCGACCGCGGGAGTGCAGCGCGGACTGGTGGCCTATCACTTTGACACCAAGGAAGCTTTCTGGCGGCAAGTTGTCGACCGGGTGTTCACACGGCTGGCCGACCGCAACGCCCGCACATTTGAAGTCATCAAAGACCTTCCGCTGGATGAGCGCCTACAGCCATTTGTTGCAACCTTCGTTCGTTTCAGCGCCGAAGTGCCGCAACTCAACCGGCTGATGGTGCAGGAGGGTAAAATGGCCTCCTGGCGGATGGACTACATCGTCGACACCCATGTCAGCAAAACGCTGGCAGAAGCCCGCGAGATTTTTGGCATCGAGGTGGATGCGCATGGCTACTACCTGATGGTCGGCGCGGGTGCGTTTGTTTTTTCGGTAGAGCACGAATGCAAGAAACTGTTCGGCATTGATCCGATGTCGGACGACTTTGTGAATGACCACGCCCAGATGGTCGCGGGGTTGATCGCAGGCCGACAGAACTAATAGCGACACAAGTGGAGGCCAACAAAATGGCCTTTTGGGGAGACGACATCATGAAAAATATTTCACGCCGGACGGCACTTGTCGGAGCCGGGGCTATTGCGGCTGCTTACGGCGTTTATCGCGCGGTGGCACCTGGCAGCGCTGAGCGCCCGCGCGCAAACCTCACCAGCCCAGGTGGACGGCGGCCCAACATATTGCTGGTGCTGACAGATCAGGAGCGCGCGCGCCACCTGATCCCCTCACAGGTTGCCCTGCCCCACCACGACCGGCTGATGGCGCAAAGTACGGTATTTCGCAATGCCAGCACAGTCTCCAATCTTTGCTCGCTTGCGCGTGGTGTCATCTATTCGGGTTTGCACCCACAGGAAAACGGTATCTGGGAAAACACGCCCCTGCCCTATGCGCGCGGCTTTCGCAAAGACATCCCCACCCTTGGCACCATGATGCAGGACGCAGGTTACACCACAGGTTATTTCGGAAAGTGGCACCTCAGTCACTTTGAAGTCGATGAAGCGGTTGGGCGCGAGACCATTGCCAAAACCTTTGGCGGCTTTGGTTTCGAGCACACAGACCAGGACCGCGAGCGCGACGGGGCACAACATGGATGGAAGTATGACCCACTTTCTGCGGTGAGCGCGGCTAAGTTCATCAGCACACA
Coding sequences within it:
- a CDS encoding TetR/AcrR family transcriptional regulator; protein product: MSTSVTRRTTRTRQAATKRAPQKRAEETRELLLDAGIELFSSLGFEGVSVRTIESTAGVQRGLVAYHFDTKEAFWRQVVDRVFTRLADRNARTFEVIKDLPLDERLQPFVATFVRFSAEVPQLNRLMVQEGKMASWRMDYIVDTHVSKTLAEAREIFGIEVDAHGYYLMVGAGAFVFSVEHECKKLFGIDPMSDDFVNDHAQMVAGLIAGRQN